TCAGCTAATATTTATCAGATTACATTTTTGGCTAATTAAGTTCTTTAGGTACTTTTAATTAGTTTTGTAATGTAGGCCAGGATTTATCTAATCACAGGGCTGGGGTTTGTATTTCTCTTGGTTTTTGTATAGCGTCACAAAAGGGTTGTAATTCTCACTTTTTGACAGTATGGCAGATTATTGAGAACTGAGAGTTCCTAAGCATCTTTCTCTATTGTTCTGTTTCTTTCTCCTTCAACATCTACTTGCCCTTTTTTTCTCCACTTCTCTGTTATTGATCTAAAGACAAAGATCAAATCAGATCCTCAAACATCCCTTTAAGCCTATTGAACCCTAAATTCTATTCCCCTATACTTCCTGCTATCAAACAAATTGACCCATCCTTCTTTAACATTTAATTATAATCCTATTTTCCTTCTAGTGCTAGAGTTAGCAAGATTCAGACCATGTCCTGCATCAATATGTCCATGTACTTAAACaatgaaagatataaaaggGAAATATGTTTGTAGTAAATTTGATATGATGCCAAGTAGTATGATGACAACGTTAAGCATTGCAAATCATCATCTGAAACAGTACAAGCACTTAATACCTGTggagtgtgtatgtgtgtgaaactccctcttagagacttgaaccccggcccttgccccctacaccccacaagcacttaatacctgtggagtgaccattgcaccaagggtgtgcagtggtCACAATTTAAGTTCTTAGAACATCAAGAATtgtccactttttttttcttttttttttatgggttggGAATTGTCCACTTTCTAAAACAACAGCTCCCCCTTATACTTTTTCATTCTCTTAACTGCATCCAATTTTTTTGCAATGTCCCTTTGGGAATTCCATTTTTAATGATATCCTACTTTTGACATTTTGTAAGTAAAGGATCACAACGTTGCACAATATAGCATCACATTTACTTACATTAAACCAGACATAACACATAAAAAACAATGACACTGAACAACTACTCATAAGTGCACCACACATTTGCAACCTGACTTTACATGGTGTGGAATCAAATGAAACATgtccaaaactaaaaaataaaacaaatgaaaGAACATACACCAGTTTCTCATTTGCTGCAAGTACAAAGAATTTGAACCTAGAAATCTTCTTGACGAgtattaattattatctaatgGTAAACTATTTGTACTGAATGTATGCCAGTGATCATGTAATGCACAAGGACACAAAAATGCCTTTATATGTTTCTAAATTAAAtcttttataaaagaaaacGTCATCAATTATTCAATTTCATTGCAACAGACATGACCCaggaaattcatatattgacttGAGAGATTGGTCATGCATATATATTCAACACGGTGAGATAGATCTTTTTTGTATTTGAGAAAGCTCTggtatattttagaaatgtggAAATTAAGGAAATAATAAATGTTTACCTGTCTAACAGAGTTCATTCCAACCAGCACAGACGAAACGTCCTTATTTGACAGACTATATTGCATAGCTAACTTTGAAATATTCTTCCCCTTTTCTTTACAGTAGGCAGCAGCAGCTTGACATGCAGACTGTTGGAAGTATACAATAGATGAAGCAGTTAAAAATACTTTATATTACATCCTTCAAGCTACAACCAGATTTAAGAAACCATGTAATCTATCTACCCATAAGTAAACAGTAAAAAAATCTTAGAGAACATTTAAGATATTCGATGGCGAAAGCACAATAGCTAAGAAATTTGACAGAGGTGACTCCTTTATGAATGTGGTTGGAAATCAAAACTTAAAATGTTGACCAATTAGGATTTATATCACATATAGATCTTTGTTTACCTTTTATTTTAGCAAGGAAACATGTTGTCCATTCTTACCTTATTCTGGTTAGATAAAAGGAGTCCTACTAAATTCAGTGTGCTCACAAAGAATTTATTGTGAACAACATCCTCTCAGATCTTAACAGCGTAATAAACATTATTAATCCCTTTACAAAAATGTAAAGCTAATTGCAGCCTTGCAGGTGTCCAAGAAATAACTTAGGTAGGagaaattttctatttttcatacaATTTTATATTCATAATCAGAACAGATATTCTCATTCTACTATTTTATCACTATCGCAATCGCAAGGCATAAAATATGCAGAACTGGAAGGatccataaaatattttgtaataaacATTCTTGCGTgatgatttattttattggcCTGACACCAAGGCACACATATACAAATACAGGTGTGATGTTGGGTAAATGGAATGAAGTTTGAGTTATCTCCTGAGGCAAGAGAAGCATAAAAATCTACAATGTTGATTATTTCATAGAGAAAAAGCACACCTTCAGTTCAGTTGAAGCTGGGTGCCAGTGTGGAGGACCACTCTCAGTAAGAAGACCCATTGAAAGTGGAGAAGCACTAATTATACCAACACCTTTGCTCTTTAAGTAAGGTAGTAAATCCTCCAATGTTGAATCATTAATACAGTGGTGGCAATATGACAAAATTACATCTACTGCACCAGGTGGCACCCTATCGAGTACATAAGTAAAAACTCCCAATGGAAGTCCAGTAATCCCAATAAAACGGATTTTCCCTGCTTCCTTCAGTTTCTGAAGGGCAGGAATTGTCTCATTCACAACCtgttaacaaaaattaaagaccCCAAATGTCATTATCACACGGCATtttattaagaatcaaataaataaacaacatgTGAATATTCTTAGAAATATGCAGAACTAATAGGATCCATATATAAAGAAGGTGAATGAGGATCAATTAATTTAGTACCTGATCTAGAGATCCAAATTCAATGTCATGGCATTGCAGTATATCAACATAATCCAGCTGCAATCTTGCCAAGCTCTCGTCAATGCTCTTAGTTACTCTATCAGCACTGAAGTCGAAACCCTCAGCGTACCGTCCACACTTTGTGGATACAATGTAATTGTCTCTTGGAACTCCTAGAGCTTTTAACGCCTTACCAAGTGCCTTTTCTGACAAAGTCCCTCCATAATATCTAAAAATGATAGGAAATACATATTCAAACTTCCAAATGGATGAATAATCAGAAATAAAGCAAATGATAAGTATTTTGAAACAAGGCAAGTACGAAGCAACTAATGATTTGTGAACAATAAAATTAGCAAGAAGTGTATGACCAGGGTGAAAGCATTCAAATTTACTACAGTCACTAACTCTATTTGGGGTACAAAGAAGAAATGGATgttaaatttgaaatctaatcaaatacattttttttttgtttaaaaagaataataaaaaagtgcaTGATATAGAGCAAACACAAGTTAATTGGTTTTTCATTTGTTAGATTCATATAACAACATATTTAAATTTCAGAACTTTAGTTCAATGCTCCTTACATTTTCTTGGTAAACAAATGGGGATTGTCAGGGCTCCTAATAATTTAAAGTCTACCCGTCAAGCCACAGTGGCGAAGGGCCCCCCTGAGCTTTTGAAATTTCCATTAACAGAGGAAATTAAATCATGAATGACCCTTAAATTTAgttacacccccccccccccctccccaagaTTTTGGGAATAAAATAATTCCTCTAAATTCATTTTGGGCTtcctcaaatttgaaattttgatttaaaaaaataaaaaaaaaaccccaaaagaaaattttgatacaaagaattcattaaaaactataaaataaaaagcatatGCCCATAGTCCATCCAAATACATacagaaaatcaatttttttttttaatttccatattaaaaacaaatccCTCCAAAAGCAAATCCCTATTCGACTGAGCAGTGGTATTTTTCTCTGAAACTCTCTCTATGCAATAATGTTTACTGATGATAGTATTAGTACTAATTACTGTTCAGTCTTTTACCTAAGCTATATGATTTGGTTCTGTACTTGTTTCCAGAAGCTAGTAAAAGGTTAAAAAATGATATCTTTTAGGCTAGTGATTTACAACTTGCTCACActtgaagtattaaaatttatttttcttatgttcTTTTAATGTAATAAAGATTTATTGTTTACCTTTTTGTTCGTTTCAtttaaattgaacaaaaaaagaaaacatgagtgtaattgataaataaagaaaaaattatatagtgattttatttcaattcttgttattgataaataaatgaaattattagTGATTTTATATCAATTCTTTGAGATAAATCTAGAATTGGatgtttttatttcaatttggtatcatgtgtcttttattttcttaataaacTGATCtaatattcttctaaaaaaaatgatctaatataaaaatttaaaaaaaaaaaaatcactctaTTTGgtgaccaaaatttttttttgacaaaaagacAGAATTGGAACggattaaaaaatttagcattttttttttttttacttaaaagaaCTTTATTATATTTAACTTGGCCCCTATAAAAATTCCTGGCTTCGCCACTGTgtgaagatatcaatttctcaGCAACGAAAACAAGAATTCTGGTCTTAAACGGTTACAAATTAAGACTTCAAAACTTCAATTCCTTCATTCCCTTACAGTTTTCTTtgcaatcaaaaaaaaaaaaaaaaaattctctcccatttttacatttttgggAAACCAAAGGAAGCATTAACGAGTTCCAAAACTCTCATAAAGTAGTATTCTCCGAGAAACAAAACTCTCATATAATTTCTAACAACCAAAGTATAAGATCCAAAAACCACAATTAATTTGTTTTCTAGTCCCACTATGAACACACATCTTCAATTTTTGGGGCAAAAGTTAGACTAACTAAGCCTAAGCTTTTGTCTTTTCATCTAGCATTACGAGAAATACGATagtttcttcctttttcagCAACCAAGCAGATAGACATCAATTGAGAAACACAGAATTCAATTCAATGTTTCAACTTTGCTACATTTTTCTCGGCAAAACCAAACACAgccttacacacacacacacacacaaaagaaaagaaaggaattgAGTGTAGTTTCAGGAATGGGGGAAAAAAGATAGATGGATACGTACGGAGAGGTGTCGAAGAAGTTGATACCGAGACGAAAGGCTTCACGAACGGAGGCATTTGCTTCTTCCTCGGAGACTGTGCCGAAAACGTTGCCGAGAGGCGAGGCGCCGAAGCCCACGCAGCTGAGCTTCAGCCCCGTGTTGCCTAGCTCCCGGAGCTCGAGCTTGGACATTGGATTCCGAGTTATTAGGGTGTTTGGGAAGTGAGAAaattgttgaagatgaagaaagaaagaaagaaagaaagagagattttAACGGTCAGGCGATGGAAGCTGGATTGGAGTGTACTGGAGGCTTAGATTGGACTCTCCACTCACATCAATATGGATTTTGTTGATCTCAATGTATTTCGTGGAAACTGCACTGACGTTCTGGCAAATAGAGATTAAAAGGtaaaagccaattttttttcttttttaggtatTGTCTTTCTTTAAACAAGCTGGTGGACTTTACGATGTTGATGATGCTCAAATTGCTTAAATGTTATACTAGCAACTAAATAACCAAAAAAGGAAGCTACGTTAATGATGCCAAAGTTTAATATATTTAGCAACCAAGCTACAGTTTTCATCTTTGCCATTTTACTGtagttttgaaatatatatattttttattttattctccttttctcctttaaatatttttttcctctttcttcttttcttattagCTTCTTCGATTttctccccccttttttttttctactcttctctctctcttgcccACCTCCTCTAACTCAACGATGTGGGCAAGTGTTGATGTTTTGAATTGCTAGGTTTTGTAGTTTTTGTGGGTTGACTATTGTTAGTGGGTTGTTTGTTATaggtggtggcggtggtgggtGTTAGGGTGGATTCATTGCTCTGTGGGTTTGGTTTGAGATTTGGTTGTGGGTTGGAATCCGATTTTGGGTTGAAATCAGGTTGTGATTGTGACTGTGGGTTGTGGGTTGCGGTGTGGGCACTGGTTGTAGGGGTGGTGGAGGTGGGTTATGGTTGCTAGCATAGGTTGTAGTGGTGGCGGCGGTGGTGGGTTGTGGGTGCTAGCAAATAGTTATCATCttgttttatgctttttttattttttatttttgttttttttaccaATGGTGGTGGATGGCATTGGGTGTGGATTTGCTTGGTGGCTGCATTGGATGATGATTGGTGACagttgctcttgctcttgctagttgcaagaataaagaaagacaaaaaaaaataataataataaagaatgaatatttaaatgaagtggtaaaaaatttaaaaattttgatgttggaTGTATTTTAAAGTGAGGTgttaaatagataaagtagttttttgaggtgctaaattttttagcaccCTCTCAAGTGTTAACTAGACCACGATGTAGAGGTTGGATTAAGGGTGTCTATCTCGTCTCGTCTTGTCTTGGGGAGGGGGGTGACAATTCTATTTTGTCATCTATAATGAGGTGATTTCAGTATCGATAAGAAAGAGATAAATGATAAATAATCAATAATCTCAAAAGtttattatattagaaaattgtgaatttaatcaattcattttttgaaaGATAATTACAAAGTGTtactaaattcaaaattcgaATCATTTCCCCCTTAGACCCCTAAACACTTTGTAAATAGGGAGGTGTCAATTTAACTATAAGACCCTTGACTTTACAATTCACCTTAGATATCGAACAAAATAGAATTCGATCTCTCCtctcatttctttgttttttcttttcatattctatttcttcattttcttttttattttataaataagtttttgGCCACATAGAAAGAGAAGCGGGGAGATTTAACGTAATGACCGTCAATTAATGA
This portion of the Castanea sativa cultivar Marrone di Chiusa Pesio chromosome 7, ASM4071231v1 genome encodes:
- the LOC142644743 gene encoding L-galactose dehydrogenase codes for the protein MSKLELRELGNTGLKLSCVGFGASPLGNVFGTVSEEEANASVREAFRLGINFFDTSPYYGGTLSEKALGKALKALGVPRDNYIVSTKCGRYAEGFDFSADRVTKSIDESLARLQLDYVDILQCHDIEFGSLDQVVNETIPALQKLKEAGKIRFIGITGLPLGVFTYVLDRVPPGAVDVILSYCHHCINDSTLEDLLPYLKSKGVGIISASPLSMGLLTESGPPHWHPASTELKSACQAAAAYCKEKGKNISKLAMQYSLSNKDVSSVLVGMNSVRQVEENVAAAMELATAGKDEETLLEVEAILKPVKNQTWPSGIQQK